In the genome of Myxococcus stipitatus, one region contains:
- a CDS encoding PEP-utilizing enzyme, with protein sequence MRLSAEIQTVVPSEAVWESPVPGAHWLRTWRLGEWLREPLSPLFETLLLPVLTKGREHSGSGRFGFRMPRAWHMQRPSYMVANGYFFARADPDPLSVFLLPPRFLFSELRGGWVDRWEQQGIRAYIDRLEGYGRLVESAGSSVDLLHALDQLALDVAEVWYVLSLASGGAAPLMQFLRGVGGRELRDVLGEDQLILYRGFWTRALEAQQSVFLLAQEVSSTPGLEGWLEEGSLPRLLREPQEVGVATDFRQRVLQHLALYGHETSVLDFVTPTLAENPGPLAIALRCYCSPQAAEPARTVERLQEEREAATEKLRGLLRGPRRLLFDSLLKRGQRYAVAREDSVFYLQMGWPVFRALLLALGRRLAEKGTLAAPEDVFYLTTGELHVHALHRLGQKLVREVAERKARREARRQLTPPVRIPAEASAWASAMRWPVNLRQLCAETESTASVIQGTAASPGRVRALARVLTSPAEFDRLEEGEVLVAVATTPTWTPLFARASAVVTDVGAISSHSSIVAREYGIPAVVGTQQATRVIRDGQMVTVDGTAGRVHLE encoded by the coding sequence ATGCGACTGAGCGCTGAAATCCAGACCGTCGTCCCCTCCGAGGCGGTCTGGGAGAGTCCTGTCCCAGGGGCGCACTGGCTGCGGACGTGGCGGCTGGGGGAGTGGCTGCGCGAGCCCCTGTCGCCGCTCTTCGAGACGCTGCTCCTGCCCGTCCTGACGAAGGGGCGGGAGCACTCCGGCAGCGGACGGTTCGGCTTCCGCATGCCTCGGGCGTGGCACATGCAGCGCCCGTCGTACATGGTGGCGAATGGCTACTTCTTCGCGCGCGCCGACCCCGACCCGCTGAGCGTGTTCCTCCTGCCTCCGCGCTTCCTCTTCTCCGAGCTGCGGGGCGGGTGGGTCGACCGGTGGGAGCAGCAGGGGATTCGCGCGTACATCGACCGGCTGGAGGGCTACGGACGTCTGGTGGAGTCCGCGGGCTCCTCGGTCGACCTGCTTCATGCGCTCGACCAGCTCGCGCTCGACGTGGCGGAGGTCTGGTACGTCCTGAGCCTGGCCTCGGGGGGCGCGGCGCCGCTGATGCAGTTCCTGCGAGGGGTGGGGGGGCGCGAGCTTCGCGACGTGCTGGGCGAGGACCAGCTCATCCTCTATCGCGGCTTCTGGACGCGCGCCCTGGAGGCCCAGCAGAGCGTGTTCCTCCTGGCTCAGGAGGTGTCCTCGACCCCGGGGCTCGAGGGCTGGCTGGAGGAGGGCAGCCTGCCTCGGCTCCTCCGGGAGCCGCAGGAGGTGGGCGTGGCGACGGACTTCCGTCAGCGCGTCCTCCAGCACCTCGCGCTGTATGGGCACGAGACGTCGGTGCTCGACTTCGTCACGCCCACGCTGGCGGAGAACCCCGGGCCGCTCGCCATCGCGCTGCGCTGTTACTGCTCACCCCAAGCCGCCGAGCCCGCGCGCACCGTCGAGCGACTCCAAGAGGAGCGCGAGGCCGCGACGGAGAAGCTCCGGGGCCTGCTGCGAGGCCCCCGTCGCCTGCTGTTCGACTCGCTGCTGAAGCGCGGGCAGCGCTACGCCGTGGCGCGCGAGGACTCGGTCTTCTACCTGCAGATGGGGTGGCCCGTCTTCCGGGCGCTGCTCCTGGCGCTGGGGCGCCGCCTCGCGGAGAAGGGCACGCTCGCCGCGCCGGAGGACGTGTTCTACCTGACCACCGGGGAGCTGCATGTGCATGCCCTCCACCGGCTCGGCCAGAAGCTGGTGAGGGAGGTCGCGGAGCGCAAGGCGCGGCGCGAGGCCCGGCGACAGCTCACCCCGCCGGTGCGCATTCCCGCGGAGGCCTCGGCCTGGGCGTCGGCGATGCGCTGGCCCGTCAACCTCCGGCAGCTGTGCGCGGAGACGGAGTCCACGGCGTCGGTCATCCAAGGGACCGCCGCGAGCCCCGGCCGGGTGCGGGCGCTCGCGCGGGTGCTGACGTCGCCCGCGGAGTTCGACCGGCTCGAGGAGGGCGAGGTCCTGGTCGCGGTGGCCACCACGCCCACCTGGACGCCGCTGTTCGCGCGTGCGTCGGCGGTGGTGACCGACGTGGGCGCCATCTCCTCGCACAGCTCCATTGTCGCGCGCGAGTACGGAATCCCCGCCGTCGTCGGCACCCAGCAGGCCACCCGCGTGATTCGCGATGGCCAGATGGTGACCGTCGACGGCACCGCGGGTCGGGTCCACCTGGAATAG
- a CDS encoding dual specificity protein phosphatase, with translation MIQAPGREEAEVILLDGTRLPGGFAVEFQWLTAQLAMGGMIGTTANVGVLEAARITHVINLQEEFDDAVLLKDTGLVLRWLAVPDSLEPFPAEALGEALRFYREAIARSDHRVYVHCMAGKNRSPLFVYALLRAEGWTEQAAVEAIRRASPAALLRRGSLEAVEHLLPHLVEGRGTEAVSRCD, from the coding sequence ATGATTCAGGCGCCCGGGCGAGAAGAGGCGGAGGTCATCCTGCTGGATGGGACGCGCCTTCCGGGAGGCTTCGCCGTCGAGTTCCAATGGCTCACCGCCCAGCTCGCCATGGGCGGGATGATTGGCACCACCGCGAATGTCGGAGTGCTCGAAGCCGCGCGCATCACCCATGTCATCAACCTGCAGGAGGAGTTCGACGACGCGGTGCTGCTGAAGGACACCGGTCTCGTCCTGCGATGGCTCGCGGTGCCCGACTCGCTGGAGCCCTTTCCGGCGGAGGCGCTGGGCGAGGCCCTCCGCTTCTACCGGGAGGCCATCGCGAGGAGCGACCACCGCGTCTACGTCCACTGCATGGCGGGGAAGAACCGCTCGCCGCTCTTCGTCTATGCGCTGCTGCGAGCGGAGGGCTGGACGGAGCAGGCCGCCGTGGAGGCCATCCGCCGCGCCTCACCGGCCGCGCTCCTGCGGCGGGGCTCGCTGGAGGCCGTCGAACACCTTCTGCCGCACCTGGTGGAAGGACGCGGAACGGAGGCGGTCTCGCGATGCGACTGA
- a CDS encoding cytochrome P450 has translation MSQTPEISIFSPSFLANPFPIYQQLREQAPVFWSRELGAWLISRYADVKMLLTDERATPDQKAWAGYPELKNSAQPTEHVQWALDATLLLCHGAQHARMRRFANTPFQSAGCGRIARVTEQVVHEVLEGFSGRKEIDLLADFSAPIRIKVMGRLFGAGFTPEEEEFLVTGTNLALGFLEPSLAPEAITRNEGALRGFRSLVENVIRRGREAGAEDSILGDLLQPNREGDRLSDEEVLSLVFSFLLAGTEANGSLITMGVLLLLEHSGQLAHLQREPDRYPDAIREILRYRSFTKFLPRYLKEDITLHGSVMKQGQIALLLFQSAFRDPETFENPDVFDVMRKRSHELLAFGAGPHRCVGERMAEIEAVIALREFFKRFPKATLRGSEADWVKHHMLVAVPRSVPVVPVLLS, from the coding sequence ATGTCGCAGACGCCTGAAATCAGCATCTTCAGCCCTTCGTTCCTCGCGAATCCCTTTCCCATCTATCAACAGCTCCGGGAGCAGGCGCCGGTGTTCTGGTCCCGGGAGCTGGGGGCCTGGCTCATCTCCCGCTACGCCGACGTGAAGATGCTCCTCACGGACGAGCGCGCGACGCCGGACCAGAAGGCCTGGGCGGGCTACCCCGAGCTGAAGAACTCCGCGCAGCCGACCGAGCACGTGCAGTGGGCGCTCGATGCCACGCTGCTGCTCTGTCACGGCGCGCAGCACGCGCGGATGCGGCGCTTCGCCAACACGCCCTTCCAGTCGGCGGGCTGCGGCCGCATCGCGCGGGTGACGGAGCAGGTCGTCCACGAGGTGCTGGAGGGCTTCTCCGGACGCAAGGAGATAGACCTGCTGGCCGACTTCTCCGCGCCCATCCGCATCAAGGTCATGGGGCGCCTGTTCGGCGCGGGCTTCACGCCCGAGGAAGAGGAGTTCCTCGTCACGGGGACCAACCTGGCGCTGGGCTTCCTGGAGCCCTCGCTCGCTCCGGAGGCCATCACCCGGAACGAGGGCGCGCTGCGAGGCTTCCGCTCGCTGGTGGAGAACGTCATCCGCCGCGGCCGGGAAGCAGGGGCCGAGGACTCCATCCTGGGCGACCTGCTCCAGCCCAATCGGGAAGGAGACCGGCTGTCCGACGAGGAGGTGCTCTCGCTGGTGTTCTCCTTCCTGCTCGCCGGCACCGAGGCCAACGGGAGCCTCATCACCATGGGGGTGCTGCTGCTGCTGGAGCACTCGGGGCAGCTGGCCCACCTCCAGCGGGAGCCGGACCGCTACCCGGATGCCATCCGGGAGATTCTCCGTTACCGGAGCTTCACCAAATTCCTGCCACGCTACCTGAAGGAAGACATCACGCTTCACGGAAGCGTCATGAAACAGGGGCAGATTGCGCTGCTCTTGTTTCAGTCCGCCTTCAGAGATCCTGAGACGTTTGAAAATCCAGACGTCTTCGACGTCATGCGAAAGCGCTCCCATGAGCTGCTCGCGTTCGGCGCTGGCCCGCACCGCTGCGTGGGCGAGCGGATGGCGGAAATCGAGGCTGTGATTGCGCTGAGGGAGTTCTTCAAGCGCTTCCCCAAGGCGACCCTGCGGGGCAGCGAGGCGGACTGGGTGAAACACCATATGCTCGTCGCCGTGCCCCGCTCCGTGCCCGTCGTACCTGTATTGCTTTCATAG